The DNA region CCACCATTGAGACGGTTGTAGGGGAAGGGCAAAGCATTCGGTAAACCAGCTCCAGAAGATGCTGAAACTCTTTAAGCGAATGCTGTGCCCTTACTCGACTCGTTGAATGGGAGTAATTTTGGGATCAATAATTTTCTGGCCTACTCCTGGAAATTTCACCGCCAGACAAATCTTGTTGCCAGCACCAAAAATCCGCATCACTTCCCCAACCCCAAAGGCTTTATGAGTCAAGAGATCGCCGACACTCCAATCGCTCTCATGAATATTCGGCATGGTATTGGACTGGGCATTACTGCGGCGAACGTCTCCGATCGATTTCGTCCAGCGTTTGGGCAGGGCCGTGGCCACATTGGACTCAATCAACTCCTTGGGTAATTCTCCCAGAAACAGAGAAGGACTGGCCGGTTCCCGATTTCCGTACAGCCGACGTTCACGCGCATAGGAGATAAACAGCCGTTCTTGAGCACGGGTAATGCCAACGTAACAAAGACGACGTTCTTCTTCCAGCGCCGCTGGGTCTTCCATGGAGCGGTAGTTGGGAAACAGTCCCTGCTCCAGACCCACCAGAAAGACGACCGGAAATTCCAATCCCTTCGAGGAATGCAACGTCATCAAGGAAACTTTTTGTTGATCCTCACTCAAATCATCGGCATCGGAAGCGAGGGACGCGCTGGCAAGAAAGGCAATCAGACTGGGATCCTCTGGGTTTTCTTCCTGAAACTGGAGAACGGCGTTATAGAGTTCCTGAACGTTCTGAACGCGATCGAGTGCTTCTTCCGTTCCCTGCACCTGCAAATCCTTGACATACCCGGAATCTTCCAAGATCCCCTGCACGACTTCATTGGCTGGCAGGGAATCCAGTTCTTCCCGCCATTTTTGAATGATTTGGGCAAAGTTCAGCACACCTTTTGCCGATCGTCCTGCCAGGGTTTTCACCGAAGTCTCATCACTCAAGACTTCCCACAGGGGCTGATTGAGTTCCTGAGCCGCTTTCACCAGATTGTCGAGCGTCGTTTTGCCAATGCCCCGGCGCGGAGTATTGATCACCCGTAATAGACTGACCGTATCAAAGGGATTGGCGATCGCCCGCAAGTAACCCAGGACATCTTTAATTTCTTTGCGATCGTAGAATCGCAGGCCACCCACCACTTTGTAGGGAATGTCCCAGCGGACAAGTTTTTCTTCCAGAGCGCGGGATTGGGCATTGGTGCGATAAAGAACGGCAAACTTGCCCCAATGCAGTTCGGGGTGACGGGCTTCCAGTTGACGAATCTGGTTGACCACAAAATCCGCTTCCAACGTCTCATCGTCAGCCCGATGCAGATAAATAGACTCTCCCGCTCCCCGGGTGGGCTTCAGGACTTTATCAA from Leptodesmis sichuanensis A121 includes:
- the pcrA gene encoding DNA helicase PcrA, with translation MTQTKEFLSVLNASQRQAVEHYAGPLLVVAGAGSGKTRALTYRIANLVLHHRVDPENILAVTFTNKAAREMKERIEKLFADQRSRSEHGKPLEALDPVEQTRLKSQIYKTVTKDLWIGTFHALCARILRFDIEKFQDRHGRKWTRTFSIFDESDAQSLVKEIVTQKLNLDDKKFDPKSVRYAISNAKNKSLSPEDLEKEQPNYRGRVISNVYSMYQDALAANNALDFDDLILMPVQLFRQNEQVRAYWHKRFRHVLVDEYQDTNRTQYDLIRLLVTNGEDSRRFEDWEHRSVFVVGDADQSIYSFRAADFTILMDFQTDFGDGLPDDDTRTMVKLEENYRSTENILEVANQLIENNTERIDKVLKPTRGAGESIYLHRADDETLEADFVVNQIRQLEARHPELHWGKFAVLYRTNAQSRALEEKLVRWDIPYKVVGGLRFYDRKEIKDVLGYLRAIANPFDTVSLLRVINTPRRGIGKTTLDNLVKAAQELNQPLWEVLSDETSVKTLAGRSAKGVLNFAQIIQKWREELDSLPANEVVQGILEDSGYVKDLQVQGTEEALDRVQNVQELYNAVLQFQEENPEDPSLIAFLASASLASDADDLSEDQQKVSLMTLHSSKGLEFPVVFLVGLEQGLFPNYRSMEDPAALEEERRLCYVGITRAQERLFISYARERRLYGNREPASPSLFLGELPKELIESNVATALPKRWTKSIGDVRRSNAQSNTMPNIHESDWSVGDLLTHKAFGVGEVMRIFGAGNKICLAVKFPGVGQKIIDPKITPIQRVE